From a region of the Primulina eburnea isolate SZY01 chromosome 7, ASM2296580v1, whole genome shotgun sequence genome:
- the LOC140837121 gene encoding uncharacterized protein, with the protein MWSLARFWEKICMVAEGGSHYCSKKTDDICVDACEEGSGRTLSSRIKCILRGMDIKAYLFLFVLVPTCVFVVYVHGQKITYFLRPLWESPPKPFHERPHYYHENVSMENLCKLHGWGIRESPRRVFDAVLFSNEVDILKIRWKELYPYVTEFVLLESNSTFTGLPKPHVFSSVRDQFQFVEPRLTYGQVPGKFKKGENPFVEEAYQRLALDYLLKQAGIQDDDLLIMSDVDEIPSRHTINLLRWCDEIPHILHLRLKNYLYSFEFLLDDSSWRASVHVYQSGQTRYAHYRQSDEILADAGWHCSFCFRHISEFKFKMKAYSHVDRVRFSHFLNPKRLQRVICKGADLFDMLPEEHTFREIIGKMGPIPRSYSAVHLPAYLLEKADAYKYLLPGNCMREND; encoded by the exons ATGTGGAGTTTAGCGAGGTTTTGGGAGAAGATATGCATGGTGGCAGAAGGGGGATCTCATTATTGTTCCAAAAAGACTGATGATATATGTGTAGATGCCTGCGAGGag GGCTCAGGAAGGACCTTGAGTTCAAGAATAAAGTGTATATTACGTGGAATGGATATAAAAGCATATCTTTTCCTCTTCGTCTTAGTCCCGACTTGTGTCTTTGTTGTATATGTCCACGGCCAGAAAATCACTTACTTCTTGCGGCCTTTGTGGGAATCGCCGCCTAAACCTTTCCACGAAAGACCGCATTACTATCATGAGAATGTATCGATGGAGAATCTATGTAAGCTTCATGGATGGGGGATAAGAGAGTCTCCTAGGCGTGTTTTTGATGCTGTGTTGTTTAGCAATGAGGTAGACATCCTCAAGATACGATGGAAGGAGTTGTACCCCTatgtgacagaatttgtacttCTCGAGTCAAATTCGACATTCACTGGTCTCCCTAAACCTCATGTGTTTTCATCTGTCCGAGATCAATTTCAATTTGTCGAGCCACGGCTTACTTATGGGCAAGTTCCGGGGAAATtcaagaaaggagaaaatccaTTTGTCGAGGAAGCGTATCAGAGGCTTGCATTGGATTATCTTCTTAAACAAGCCGGTATTCAGGATGACGACTTGTTGATAATGTCTGATGTTGATGAGATTCCAAGTCGACACACTATTAATCTGTTAAGGTGGTGCGATGAAATACCCCATATCCTCCATCTTCGGTTAAAGAACTATCTCTATTCGTTTGAGTTTCTGCTCGATGACAGTAGCTGGAGAGCCTCAGTTCATGTGTATCAATCGGGACAGACAAGATATGCACACTATCGGCAGTCTGATGAAATCTTGGCCGATGCTGGGTGGCATTGTAGCTTCTGCTTTAGACACATTAGTGAGTTTAAATTCAAGATGAAAGCTTATAGCCACGTGGATCGGGTGAGATTCTCTCATTTTCTGAATCCAAAGAGACTTCAGAGAGTAATCTGTAAGGGAGCTGATTTATTCGATATGCTACCAGAAGAGCACACTTTCAGGGAAATAATCGGGAAAATGGGACCTATTCCACGTTCCTACTCAGCTGTTCATCTTCCCGCATATCTTCTGGAGAAGGCCGATGCTTACAAATATCTCTTGCCTGGGAACTGCATGAGAGAAAACGATTGA